The nucleotide window TGGTGGAGCCCAGGACTATCGCATGTACCCAGGACTATCGCATGTACCCAGGACCATCGCATGTACCCAGGACCTTCATGGGCACCCAGGATCATGACGCCCAGgatccagcagcagcacgaagTGCTGGTGGAGCCCAGGACCGCCGTACCCAGGACCTTCATGGGCACCCAGGATCATGACGCCCAGgatccagcagcagcacgaagTGCTGGTGGAGCCCAGGACTATCGCATGTACCCAGGACTATCGCATGTACCCAGGACTATCGCATGTACCCAGGACCATCGCATGTACCCAGGGCCTTCATCAGCACCCAGGATCATGACGCCCAGgatcggcagcagcacgaagTTGCCACTGGAGCCCAGGACCATCGGATGTACCCAGGACCTTCATGGGCACCCAGGATCATGACACCCAGgatcggcagcagcacaaaGTTGTCACTGGAGCCCAGGACCATCGCATATACTCGGGACAACCGCCGACACCCAGGATCTCGACACCCAGGGCCTAGCGGTAGTGCTGCGAAGTTGCCATTGCACTTAGCGTCGCCACCCAGGATCTCGATGCCCAGGATCTAGTAGCAGAAGCATAAAGCTTGGAGTCTAGGTCAAAGTTGGCACCCAGGGTCAGAACCGTGTCAGCGAATACGCAGCCGCAACCCAGGAGCTGAGCACCGATGGAAAAGAATCATCAGAGTCCTAGGGCCTTGCGGCAACTCTGCAGCACTAGCTTAATGCCGCCTTCAGTTCCCAGGTCCTTAATACCCAAGCAACTGCCAAAGACTCACTACTATTTCCGCAGCGTGGTCTTTTAATCCCAGGTTATAAGGGAACGGGCATACAGAGCAGATCTAGTCCCAGCGGCGACTTATTATTCTTCGGTTATCGATACTGACCCATCCTAGCTGTGATGGGTGCTGTCGACTCGAGGATGGCCCCAGACGTGTACTGGCCTCCATGGTCCAGCCTGCACCGAGGCTAGGTCAATTGTGACAGCTTCAGCGGTGTCTGGTCGTTGTACAGGCTGGCTCCCACTGTGGCCGTCCCTGCGCAAGCTTGGCTATAGTGTTGCTTGGCTTGCTGTCGCCAGCCCTGCACAACGTGCTAGACCACAGGGGGGCCAGCGTTTGGGTCCTGGCCCCAGCTATGGTCTGGCCATAGCCTGCTAGCACGCCACAGGGCTGGCCTAAATGTACCAGCCCAGATCCAGGCTGGCACATTTAGGCCAGCCCCATTTGGGGCCAGCCTGGTGCAGCAGGCGGCCCCAGTGTCGTGTCGTGGCCCGTCGGCCCGACTCCTTCCAAGGGTTGCTCACAacctggcgctggcgctgcggcagTGTGGCGCGCGATGTTTATATATCTCGCCTTATAGGATTAATCTTTATTAAGCTAAAGAGCTACTTAACTAGCGTATATAGTAAGGCATAATAGGTATAAGAGATATAGCGGTTACGATAGGATATATAGTATAGGAAAACGAGAGATATTACGAGGGGCTTTATCTTAGGGTCGGTTGAGGGCCAGTACTATAGGAGTTAGTTAGCCTCCTATATAGGCCATAGGGCTACGACCCTATAGGCCGTAGCCTTGCCTTAGTCTGCCGATAGCATTATCATTATTGAGCTTCCTTATGCCTCTTTTCTCAATATGGAATCATATTGTTTTGTGGCTGTTTCTGTTGCCGCTTGCGGACCAATAAATCTTCACGTCAGGACCCTGATATCTTGCAATTTGGCATAGAAGATACGCTGTTTACTGAGAGACAATGTATCTCGTATACCAATTCCTCGGGCGTGCGTACCGAAAGTCCTCGATGGCTGTGCTGGCCCCTTGCCTCACTGTTAACCGGACTAGCGCCGAGACGGACAAAAGTGCCTAAAGACTTACTAAAACAGCGACGGATGTGCGGTATCTGTGCTACCCAACCCATCGTCGGGAGGGGACTGACTGTCGACACGCTAAAGTCGACATGGaggcctggcctggcctgggccgACTGGAACATTCCACCAGCGCCAGGTCACTTACTACTTGAGCGACCTGCAGTCCGGAATCTGCAAGCGCAACCTTGCGAGACTTGTTGAGGGTTTCTTCACTGGACGCTCCGTACAAGGAAGGTCCTTTGCCGACGGGGACCGAGTCGACTGTTGTGAAGTTTCCATGTTCCTCCCGCCCGGTCGCCAAACGGATCTGGAACTGGGCGCCTCACTCGTGGCTCAGCCGTTTTGAAAACCAAGAGAGATGCCGAGGCTTGGTCCCAGCAACGCAATCTTGTCGTAACGACCATTAGACTTTCGCTCCGAGACTTGGCTCCGAATATCAGGAGCACAGTTGAGGCCAGGCACAGGAGGACGAAGTCGACCTCGCCTTCGTTCTTAGGTGGCGAAAATGATATGCCACCAGACGCCTGGGGCAGTTCTGAGATGTTTGATTGGACAAGGGTCCTTCGGGATTAACTCCAGACTCCATAATTGGAGTAGGAAGTATCTTCCGAGCTGaccccctttcccctctcAAGCTCTCGATGCTGCCATCGCGATGCACTGGCATCGTCTCCGAGAGAGAGCGACATAAGGCCCGTAGAAACGTCGCGTGAAGCTTTTGCCCGTATAATAGTAGAGCACTGCAAGGCATTCTCTGAGCGAATCGCGATGGAAGACCTGACACAAGGGCAACGTTGACGGGTCAGGCGCGGGGTCTCCCCTGGCTGTCAGCTGATGCCAGACGGGCACAGATCAGTTTAACCCGGGCGTTGTCGCAGCCCGACATGACACGGTGGTGCCACCTTCCTTCTCTCTGTGTGCCCTGAGTCCTTTGTTGGCCGCGCCTGGATGGGGCGCAAGCTGTGCTGGCGACCCTCGGTGTGCACTGGGGTGCTCGAAGCGGGTGGCCCCGATAAGCCATGACAACCCCCCGTTGTCTGGGCCAAAATATATGATAAAAAGACTGAGATTGTAAAAACATGGCGTCCAAAGACGGGGAAAAATGTCTAaggagacgatggcggagCCGAGGCACGGGTAAGGCAAGTGCGCCGCGATTCGGCTAATGCTTCCAAGCACCGACATATACATGTGTCAGTCATAATAGCGCCAGTCCGCGGACACAGAAAGACGCCTGGAGCCAAGTATCGTAAGAGTCATGCTTGCAGCTGCCAAGGAGGGCGTCGCAATGAGACTGAGCAATATCCACAAGCCTCATCGGGGTTGACCGTTGGATGGCAAGCCCCATCACAAGGAGGCTTGACCATCTTGCCAAGGTAGGGACGGGTGGATAATCACCGCCACCGGCCCCTACACCCTCTGTTTTCATGTGACATAGCTCTGCGCGAATGGTCCGGGAAGTAGATGTGCCGGAGccggcccaggccgccgcccagcgggGAGGCAGCGGGTGCCGTTGTTCATGACGACGTGAGCAGGGGGCCTGAAGCGGTTCGCCAGACGCAAGCCATTGAACATACGCACCACAGAGCATGACCATCATCTCCATAACAGACGTCGACCTGTTCGATGGCGTTGGCATCAAGCACGTGCGCAACCAGTGCTTCCAGGCGAGCCCCGGCAATGTCCTGGAGCCCaagtcgtcgcccgacgTGGTCATCGACGGCTCCGGTTGCACGTTGATGCCTGGCCTCATCGACTGCAAGGTCGATATTGATGCGTGTCCGATGGCGCTCCCGTCCTTTGCCGCATGCGGCGTCACAACCGTCATAGACCTGGTCAGCACAAGCGCAGAGAACCAAGCGATGCGCAGAGAGTCCCGGCACCCGAAGATGCCTAGCTACCTCGGGTGCGGATGCGTCCTTAGGCCCGAGACGGTCGCCTCAGAAGGATTATTTTCCTTTCGCGCCGTACGGGTCGTGAGAACGCCAGCAGAGGCGACGCGTCTTGTGGAGGAGCTGATCGCGGACCCGGCACGCGCTGACtacatcaacgccatcgcggACCAGCCGGGCTTGGACTCGGACACTCTGGAAGCCACTGTCGCCGCGGCACACCGGCACGGGAAGCTGGCTATTGCTCACGCGTCGCAAACTAAGGCGTacgacgcggcgctgctcgctGGCTTCGACATCGTCACAGCCgtccccgtcgacgggccTTTAGGCGAGGAGATGGCGCAGGGGTTCGCGCAACgaggcatcgccgtcgttcCCACGCTTTGTTTCGTCCAGAAGGCGCTCCAGGACGAAACGACTCGCAATGGTCGCAACTTtggccacgccgtcgccgcggtgaAGCAGCTGTATAGCGCCGGCGTCTGCATCTGCGCGGGCACGGCTGCTTACCAGCATCGCAGCACGGGCATCCCGTTTGGTACCAgccttctcgacgagctggagcttCTGTCGCGAGCGGGGCTGTCGAATCTTGATGCCCTTCGGTCCGCCACATTCGTGCCCGCAAGCGTGTTTCGGCTGCACGACCGAGGCAGCGTCGACCGCGGCAAGAGGGCAGACCTCGTGCTCGTCTATGGTAGTCCACTGTCCGACTTGAACGCGATGAGAAGGATCCGGCAGGCTTGGATCGAGGGAGTGGAGGTCCAGGTGGAGATGAAATTGGAAGtgaaggccgaggccgaggccgaaaGCAAGGGGTAAAGGAGGACTCACGACCTTTTAACATTGGCCCTTTGCCGGGCGAGCGTCCTGTAGCACATGCCCGGCTTTTGCGTGAAATTTCTTAGGCATAGTCCTCATTATCAAAGGAAAAGATGATTAAAGGGAACTGCGTTGTCTCTACCGCCCTGCATGGCCGCACATCAGCGTGTGGTTGCAGTTTTCTCTCACAACCTATCCTCACGCACACGATCTCGAGTGCGGCCTCGGAACCCGGCTAGGCTTGGGGAAAGGATAGGCAGCAAGAAAGAAAAGGCAGTATTATTATTGCATTGTTGAAAAAAAAATTGGTGGTAGAGGGCCGCGTCTCTGGTCACACGACATAGGGCCATATTCTGTCGCCCAATGTCAAGTTGACGTCATCGTCCCAAAGGCGGAGGGAGACATAAATGAGACTCCTAGCGGGCCTGTTAGATGACCAGTAACTGGCTGCTGGCGTGCTCCCAACCAAGGAGATCCTCCGGGGAAACTGGACGCCAGCACAACTACCAAGGATGAGAGCGCAGCGTCACCACCCAGAGTCCAGCAGGCAACTACTCCCGAAAccgccgggcgggccgggggggacCCCGCCACGCGGCGAAGCTATCCAGAGATTCAAGCGCAGCCAAGTGAAGCTGGCATGTGATCGTATGTTTGTTGATCCCCCAACGCATTGAGTGAGGTGCTACTGACTAGGGCGTGTTCCAGGATGCCGGAAGCGTAAGGCCAAGGTCGTTGTTGACCTCTTCCGCCGTTCTAGTATATCATCAAAGGACATCAACTCTGACGGAAGCAGTGCGATGGCCGTCGGCCATCCTGCCGGTCGTGCCTTGCAGCCCGCGCCGAATGCGTGTACGCCGGACCAGGCGCGACCTTGAAGCAACGCctggcggagctggagggTGCGTATGCAGATGCAAAGAGATCGCTGGACGCCATGGGAAAGTCTGCGGAATGGAGGACTCTGGACTATTCAAAGCGTGCCGGAGACTCGCAGGGAGTCGACGATGTGTTCTCTCGAGCAGCCAGCGGCTTGGACGGGCGGCCAACCTCAACCTCGGACGGAGAGCCAAGTCAGCGGCTGCACCTACATGAAGGAAGCCCCTCGACAACTTTTCTAACTTGGAGCGCCTTGGGGGAGTTCAGACCCGTATTGCCATTGTCGCGGTGGACGGCGGTGACACGCGACGAAGGGGTTTTGAACCATCTCTTCGCTTTGTTCTGGACCTGGGACCATTCACTGGCCCGGATCCTGCATCgcgagctcctgctcgacaGCCTCACCGCAGATCCAGAGGCTCCCGGTCACATAGACACGTGCTTCTGTTCCCAGTTCCTGATCAACTCGATCCTCGCAATCTCGACGGTGCGCAGACGCATATGCGTCGTCATCTCCGTTAATGGCACTTTGCTGACCAAGCCAGAGCTGTTTTTATAAGAGCGATGGCCCGAGCATGTTTGCGCTCCGCGGTAGTAGCTTCGCCGATGAGGCATTCCAGCTTCTTGCCATCCAGCAGGAACCCATCGAGGTGTCGCTGATGCAAGGAGTGGCCATCCTCTCCGTACACGAGATGACGTTTGGCGACTTACCCCTGGGCACGAGTCTGTTTTTCGACAAGCTCAGCGCCCTCaagtcgtcctcgacggtaCTCGATGGGCCTGGATGGCTCGGGTATGATCGTGGGAACCCAAAGGCGAGCAAGGTGGAGCAGGCAATGGCGTCCATTGCCAACGGGTTCCACTGCCTTGACGTGTAAATGATGACTTGCTCTTTAGGACAAAAGCGTTGGGACGGCCTCATACTAACAGGGCTGGCGTCGCCTTAGGAGAATGAGCTTGATTGCGAACCGTCCAGCGACCGCGCTAGGTTTGTCCGGAACACCCCCGCCTCAAGAAGAGGGCGTCTCCCCGTTATGGACCCCCTATCCCGTCGCAGCGGAGCCGCAGCTATCGTATCATAGCCAAGTCAGCGCGGCCGAGTACGAGCTCACGCAAATGGCCTGTGAGTTTCTACCTGCCATAGAGGAAAGTCGCTCGAGCGTGGTGCCCGACTATTGCAGCTCCAAGGAGCTGTACGATCGCTTCCTCGCGTGGAAGTCATCCAGTCCAGACATGCTCAGATGTCAGACGATTCAGGCTCCGAGCTGGACAAATCTCCGGTATGGCGTTGCCCCAATGGCACCAAGAATGCCCCTGGACCTGGAGATGCAGGCTAACTTCGGCAGAGTGTGGTTCGAGCTGGTGTGCCTAAAGCTCCTGGAGCCGTTTCTGGGCCTCTCGTTCTCGGGCTTCGACGGGGTCGAGTCGGCTCGTTCGCTCTCACGATCGCACTGCGAAAACCTCATCTCGCATCTGTGGAACTATCGCGCTTCGTTCGGGATGCGGCTTGAGTGCTGGCTAGTATACGCCTGCCATGCCTCGGTCGCGAGCTTGCTGACCAACCTGCCGCTTCCGGGTCCTCACGAGGACCTTCTCTGTCGCGGATGCGAGCTTCTGTTCGAGATGGGACACTATATGCCCCGGGCAAACGACCTTCTCCTGGCTCTCCAGGACGAAGCCTCCCTTCGGAACATCGAGATACCGAACGCGTGTAAGCCGTACCTCGACGCAGGCGCGGCCTTGGCACGGCGCATCAACATCAGAAACGTCACGCCCCTGTTGTTTACGCCCGCAAACGAGGGGCTGGAGCTGCAATCATGTCAGGTCACTTTCGGGAGTCACATAGAAGGACTGGAGGAGGATCAGAATCAGCGCGACTGAGAGGGTCAGTATGTTCGAAATGAGCCAGACTAAGCATGCCTTTGCCTGCAGTCAAAGTGCAAAGGGAAGTAGACTACGTGTGTAAGTGGGCTCAACGCCAAACGGCGCCTCAAACAGACAGACACTGAGTAATGAGAAACCCGATGCCAACGCACATACTAAATGAAGACCTCCAGCAGTGCTAACAAAGTGGGTGGGCAAAATACGGATATGAATGAA belongs to Purpureocillium takamizusanense chromosome 1, complete sequence and includes:
- a CDS encoding uncharacterized protein (EggNog:ENOG503P178~COG:G), which translates into the protein MTIISITDVDLFDGVGIKHVRNQCFQASPGNVLEPKSSPDVVIDGSGCTLMPGLIDCKVDIDACPMALPSFAACGVTTVIDLVSTSAENQAMRRESRHPKMPSYLGCGCVLRPETVASEGLFSFRAVRVVRTPAEATRLVEELIADPARADYINAIADQPGLDSDTLEATVAAAHRHGKLAIAHASQTKAYDAALLAGFDIVTAVPVDGPLGEEMAQGFAQRGIAVVPTLCFVQKALQDETTRNGRNFGHAVAAVKQLYSAGVCICAGTAAYQHRSTGIPFGTSLLDELELLSRAGLSNLDALRSATFVPASVFRLHDRGSVDRGKRADLVLVYGSPLSDLNAMRRIRQAWIEGVEVQVEMKLEVKAEAEAESKG
- a CDS encoding uncharacterized protein (COG:K~EggNog:ENOG503PB1N) — its product is MGKSAEWRTLDYSKRAGDSQGVDDVFSRAASGLDGRPTSTSDGEPSQRLHLHEGSPSTTFLTWSALGEFRPVLPLSRWTAVTRDEGVLNHLFALFWTWDHSLARILHRELLLDSLTADPEAPGHIDTCFCSQFLINSILAISTSCFYKSDGPSMFALRGSSFADEAFQLLAIQQEPIEVSLMQGVAILSVHEMTFGDLPLGTSLFFDKLSALKSSSTVLDGPGWLGYDRGNPKASKVEQAMASIANGFHCLDVRMSLIANRPATALGLSGTPPPQEEGVSPLWTPYPVAAEPQLSYHSQVSAAEYELTQMACEFLPAIEESRSSVVPDYCSSKELYDRFLAWKSSSPDMLRCQTIQAPSWTNLRVWFELVCLKLLEPFLGLSFSGFDGVESARSLSRSHCENLISHLWNYRASFGMRLECWLVYACHASVASLLTNLPLPGPHEDLLCRGCELLFEMGHYMPRANDLLLALQDEASLRNIEIPNACKPYLDAGAALARRINIRNVTPLLFTPANEGLELQSCQVTFGSHIEGLEEDQNQRD